Below is a genomic region from Demequina sp..
CCCTATGGCCCGGAGGGCTGGGGCGGCTCTGGGTGTGCGGGCGGCCTGCGCGCCAGTCGCGGCCGCGAGCAGGCCAGGGGTTGTTCCCACCGCGAAGGCGCCCATGATGAGCGCGCTCGCGCGCGGGGATCCGGTGGTGAGCGCCATGACCTGCACCGCCTGCGTGAAGCCGCAGGGCAGGAAGAACGTCGCCGCCCCCAACAGCGCGGGGCGTGCCAACCCAACCGCAGCGCCCGACCCAACACCGACGTCGGGCCGCTGCACGCGGCGCGTCCACGAACCCCAGGACGCCGGAAGCGAGAACTGCCAGGCGGCGAGGCGAGGGGACAGGCCGGTGAGGCGAAGGCCGAGCAGGCCCATGACCACTGCGACGACGATCATGGTCGCGGCGAGAGCTGGGCCGCTCGGCGCGAACGCGCGGCCGAACGCGCCGATGAGCGCCCCGAACGCGGCGAAGCCCACGATCCGCCCCGCGTTGAAGGCGAGGTGGGGTCGCATGCGCGCGGCGGCCGGCGCCGAGGCGGCGAGGGAGATGACGAGGCCGCCCACAAGCGCCATGCACGTGGACACGCTCGCGGTGACGCCGAGCATGACGATGAAGAGCAGCGAGCCCGAGCCGGCGTTGCGCGTCACGGACTGCAGCGTCTCGCCCGCCCCGGTGGTGGCGAGCGCGATCGCCGCGAGGCCCACAACGATTCCGGCGAGCGCGACGTCCCGCCACACGCGGCGCTCCTTGGTGAGCCACACGCGGGAACCCAAGGAGTAGGGCGTTCCCGCAAGGGAGCGGGCGAGAGCGGCGTCGGTTGGCAGTGCGTCGCCGGAGATCAGAAGCGTGCCCTGCCGTGCGTGGGCACGGGCTTTGGTGGCGCCTGCCGCCAGCGCCGCGTCGGCGACCGTCTGCTCGCACGCCGCGCAGGTCATTCCCGCGATGCGCACGGTGCGCTCTTCCACGTGGTCAGGCTATGCGGGCCCCGCTGGGCGCGCCCGGGACCTAGGTCTAGTCCTACGCCTGTGCCAAAAAGACACCATTCCGACTTGACATGACACCACAGTGGTGTCAAAGTGGAGCCATGGAACTCGGAACCTATGCTCGCGACCTGCAGCGCCAACTCGTCGACACCGCAGAGGCGGGCGGCGAGGACGCCCGCGAGATCGCGGAGAGACTCGTCTACGGCCTCGACGCGACGGCGCGCCTAGTGCTGCTCGACGCCCTCTCGGCCGCCACGGCCGAGATCACCCGCGACCTGGCGCCGGGATCCGTCGACGTGCGGTTGCGCGGCCGCGACGTGGAGTTCGTCGTGACGCCAGCCGCGGCCGAGGCGGAGGCCGACGAACGCGAGGCCAACGAATTCACCGACGCCAGCACCTCCCGCACCACCATCCGCCTGCCGGACTCCCTCAAGATCAGGGTGGACGACGCGGCGGCCGCCGACGGCATGTCCGTCAACACCTGGATGGTCCGCGCCATCGCGGACGCCCTCCAGCGCAAGCCACGACGCGCCGCAAAGCGCACCGCCCGTACGGGCGACAGCTTCACCGGCTGGGCCGGCTAGCCGGTCCGCCCCACACCTTCAGAAAGGCACCGCCATGCCCACTTTCACCACCACCGGTCCCATCGACGTCGCCATCAAGGTCCCCAGCGGGAGCGTTGACGTCATTGCGAGTGACAGGCCCGACGCTGTAGTCACCGTCAAGCCCGCCAACCCGGGACGCGACCAGGACGTTCGCGCGGCTCGCGAGACCACCGTCGAGTTCGACGGCTCGCGCCTCACGATCGTCGCCCCAAAGCCCAAGGTCGCCGTGTTCGGCACTACCGAGTCCATCGAGGTCACCGTGGAGGTGCCCACCAGCTCGCGCCTCACGGCCGAGGCCAGCGTGGGACCCGTGGGAACGTCGGGCGTGCTCGGTGCCACGCGCATCAAGGCCGCAATAGGAGGCGCCAGGGTGGGCGACACCGGCGATCTGTGGGTGCACGCCACCCACGGCCAGGTGACAGCCGGCCGCGTCGCGGGCGACCTCGATGCCTCGTGCGACCACGGCTCCATCCGGGTCAAGTCCGTCGCGGGCGCGGCCAACCTCAAGTCATCGCACGGCAACATCACCATTGGGGACGTGGGCGGCGAGGTCGAGGCGAAGATGTCCTATGGTGACCTCGAGATCTCCTCTGCTGCCGCCTCCGTCGCCGCAAAGACGGCGTACGGCGCCATCGAGATCGGCGAGGTCAGCTCGGGTGCCATCGAGCTGGAGAGCGGCTTCGGCTCGCTCACCGTTGGCGTCCGCGAAGGCGTGCCAGCGTGGCTGGATCTGTTGTCCAAGAACGGCCACGTGCGCAATGACCTCGCGAGCCAGGACGCCCCTACATCGACCGAAGGGTCGGTCTCTGTGCACGCGCGAACCAACTTCGGTCACATCGCGATCCACCGGGCTGCGTAACCTCGTCAGCGGTGCGTCTGCTCCGATCCCGCGAGGCGCTGCGCCAGGTATATGGGGATGATGGAGACCACGACGAGCACCACCGCGATCACCGCGACGATCGGCGCCTGGTTGGGCCGGAACATGTTGTTGAGGATGAAGATCGGCAGAGTGGTCACGCCGGAGCCGGCGGTGAAGGTCGTGACGATGATCTCGTCGAAGCTGAGCGCGAACGCCAAGAGCCCGCCGGCCATGAGCGCGGAACGCAGCTGGGGGAACGTCACCAGCCGGAACGTGGTCCACACGCCGGCGCCGAGGTCGGCGGACGCATCCTCGAGGTTCACGCCCGTGCGGCGCAGGCGCGCGATGACGTTGTTGAACACGGTGACGATGCAGAACGTCGCGTGCGCGATGACCACCGTCCACAGCGACAGCGGCACCCCAAGGATGGTGCGGAAGAAGTTGTTGAGCGCGATGCCGGTGATGATGCCGGGAAGCGCGATGGGCAGCACGATCAGCAGCGAGATCGCCTGGCGTCCGAAGAACGCGAAGCGCTGCAGGGCGAAGGAAAGCAGCGTGCCCAGCACCGTGGCCGTGGCCGTGGCGATAAGTGCGATGACAACGGAAGTCGCAACAGCGTCGGCCGCCCCCTCGCTTTGGAACGCCTTCCCCCACCACTCGAGCGTGAAGCCGGGCGGCGGCCAGGAGAGCGAAGTGGACGTGGAGAACGAGTTCACGAGCACCACGAACAGCGGCACATAGAGCCCAACGAGGATGAATCCCGTCACCACCGCGAGGGTGACGCGAGCGCCTTTGCCTAGTCGCATGTCACGCCCCTACAGGTTGTCCAGGGCGCCCGTGCGCTTCACGAGCGCGAGGTAGCCGAAGATGATGACGATGGGGATGAGGGCGATCGCGGCGGCGAGGGGCAGATTGTTCGCCGCGCCGACGTTGGTGTAGACGAGGTTGCCGAGCATCTGGCTGGCGCCGCCGACGATGTTGACGGTGATGTAGTCGCCGAGAGAGAGCGCGAACGCGAAGATCGTGCCGGCGACGATCGCGGGGAATGCGAGGGGAAGCACCACCGAGCGCATGGTTCGCGAGGCCGTGCCGCCGAGGTCGGCGGAGGCCTCGAGCAGCGAATCGGGGACGCGCTCCAGGCCCGCGTAGATGGGCAGGATCACGTACGGAAGCCACAGGTAGGACAGCGTGATGATGGTCGCGGGGATGCCGTAGCCGGGGGAGTGCAGCCCAAAGGGCTTGAGGATCCACTCGAGGATGCCGTCTGAGGACAGCACGGAGCGCCAGGCGTAGGCCTTGACCAGGTACGACGCCCACAGGGGCATGAGCACGGCGATGACGAGCAGCCGCTGCGCCCGCGGCGAAGCGACCTTGGCCATGAAGAAGGCGATCGGCAGCGCGATCATGACGTCGATGAACGTCACGGCGATCGCGATGCCGAGGGTGCGCACGGTCACCGTCTGATACAGGGAACCCGTGACGACCGTGATGATGTTGTCGAACGTCCACTCGCGCTGGATCTCACCGGTGAAGGTGTCTACCTGCCAGAACGCGGTGACGAGCAGCAGCGCGAGCGCCACCACGTACACGACGACGAGCCAGAACAGCGGCGCGGTGAGCAGCAGCGTGAGCCGCGTTCGCGGGTGGGTGGACAGGAAGGCGGACGTCTTCCTGGCTGGCGACTGCCGAGGCGGAGCGATGTGCCCCGCCTCGGCAGTCGTGGTGTCGGTTACCGCCAAAGTCAGCCCTTGATCTCCGACCAGGCCTCTGTCCACTTGGCGTAGTCGATGCACTTCACATCGGTGCGGCCGTCGACGCAGTCCGCGATCGGCGTGGTCCAGTACCAGATCTGTGCCGCGTAGTCCGCGTCGCCTGCGTGGTAGGCCTCGCAGTCGTCGCGGTAGTTGCAGGCATCCTGGCTGGACGGGGCCTCACCGAAGTAGGCGGTCGCCTGTGCGTTGACCTCCGGGCTGGCGATCCAGTCGAGCCACGCGTAAGCGCAGTTGGGGCTCTTGGCCTTGGACGCGATCATCCAGGTGTCTGACCACCCTGTTGCGCCCTCGCTCGGAAGCACGGCCGCGGTGTTGCTGACCTCGCCGGCCAGCACGTTCTGGATGACCTGCCACGTGGTCCCCACCACGGAGTCGCCGGACTCGAACGCCTGGATCTCCTTGAGGTAGTCGGACCAGTACTCGCCAACGTGAGCACGCTGATCCTTGAGGAGCGCAACCGAGGCGTCGAACTGCGCCTGGTCGAGCGCGTAGGGGTTCTTGATGCCGAGGTCGGGCTGCGTCTTCATGAGATACAGCGCCGCGTCCGCGATGTAGATCGGCGAGTCATACGCCGTCACCTTGCCGCTGTACGCGGAGGCGCCGTCGAAGACCACGCTCCACGACGTCGGCGCCGGGGTCACGACATCCGTGTTGTACAGCAGCAGGTTGGCGCCGTATCCGTGGGGCACGCCGTAACTGACGCCGTCAACCGAGTTCCACGCCTGGTTCTTCAGGAAGTCGAAGACGCCCGCATAACTGGGGATCAGGTCCGTGTTGACGGGTGCCACGTCCTTCGCCGCGATGAGGCGCAGCGTGGCGTCGCCGGAGGCCGCGACCACGTCGTAGTCGCCCGTCTTCATGAGGCTCACGGCCTCGTCGGAGGTGCCGTACGACTTGGACACGACCTTGCACCCCGTCTTGTCGGTGAAGCCGGTCACCCAGTCCACCGAGGGGTCGTTGCTGCCGTCCTCGACGTATCCGGGCCACGCGAGGATCGATACCGAGTCCTCCATGTCGCCCAGGGCCGTCGCCATTGCGGCTGGCTCGTCGCCACCCGAACTGCCGCAGGCGGTAAGCGCAACGAGCGCCCCCGCGGCAAGGGCGGATGCGACTGCTGCGCGCCGCCCGCGTGTGATGTCTCGCATGGTGTTGTCCTCTCCCAAGGGTTGTCTGGTTTGCCTTAAGTACCAGGTGGGATGAGTGCCACGACATCGTCGTCGTGCCAGCTCACGTGGACCCGGTCCCCCCGGTCCTTGTCCGCCTTCCGTGACCGGTCGTTGTGCTCAAGCACGCTCACTCGCGGCCCTGCATCGAGATCCACCACACGGCGGATGCCGCTGCCAAGGTAGATGGATTCGACGATCGTTCCCTGGGCGCTGCGCATGCCCGACGCTGTGGCGGCTCCTCGCCAAGGGTCAGTTTCTCTGGTCGAACGGAGAACTCGCCGTCGCGGCCCAAGAGGGTGCGGGCGTGCTCCTCGCCAAAGAGGTTGGACGTGCCGACGAAGTCGGCGACGAAGTGGGAACTGGGGCGCTCGTAGAGCTCGAACGGGGTGCCGAGCTGCTCGATGCGGCCGTCGTTGAACACCGCGATGCGGTCGCTCAGGGTCAGCGCCTCTTCCTGATCGTGCGTCACGAAGATGAAGGTGATGCCGAGGTCGCGCTGGATCTGCTTGAGCTCCACCTGCATCTGCTCGCGGAGCTTGAGGTCTAGCGCGCCGAGCGGCTCGTCGAGGAGCAGCACCTTGGGCTGCACCACCGTGGCACGGGCCAGCGCTACGCGCTGGCGCTGGCCCCCGGAGAGTTCGGAGGGCTTGCGGGTGGACAGATGGTCGAGGCGCACGGAGGCGAGGGCCCGCATGGCGCGCTCGTGGCGATCGGCCTTCTTCATGCCGCGCACGCGCAGGCCGTAGGCCACGTTGTCGATCACGTTCATGTGGGGGAACAGCGCGTAGTCCTGGAAGACCGTGTTGACGTCGCGGTCGAACGGCGCGGCGTGGGTCACGTCCTCGCCGAAGAGCTCCACGGTTCCCGACGTGGGCTGGGCGAAACCGGCGATCAGGCGCAGCACCGTCGTCTTGCCGGAGCCGGAGGGTCCGAGCATGGAGAAGAACTCGCCCTCGGCGATCTCCAGGTCGACGTTGTCGACCGCGGTGACAGTGCCGAACTCCTTCGTGAGTCCGGTCAGCCGAATGGCGGCTGTTCGCTCATCGTTCTCCTCGTGACGTCGTTGTCATCGAAACATATAGAACCATATCTAATCGAGTCGGGAGTGTTACAGTCTCGTGAAATATCGCTCCCGGCCCCAGGATCGAGACCGCCATGCCACGCTCCACCGGTCAGCGCGACGCGCACCGCTCGGTGGTCTTCGCGCCGCTGGACGCCACGGGGCGCGCGGAGCTCGTGGCCAGGCGGCTAAGCGACGCGATCATCAGCGGCCTGCTGCACGACGGTGAGAAGCTCCCGAGCGAGGCCGATCTCGCCCGCTCCATGGGCGTGGCGCTCGTCACCGCTCGAGAGGCGCTCGAGGTCCTCCGGGTGAACTCCCTGGTAGAGACCCGACGCGGGCGTGAGGGCGGCAGTTTCGTCACCTACGACAAGGACGCGGCTAGGCGCGTGCTCGAGCAGCGGCTCCAGGGCCACTCGCGGATCGCACTGCGCGATCTCGCCACCCACCTCTCCGCGATCGCGGGCACGGCGGCGGAGCTAGCCGCCCAACGCGCGAGCGACGACGACGTCCACACCCTGCAAGCCATCCACCGCGATGCCGACCTCAGTACGGAAGGAGGCGCGCGTCGGGCCTTGCTGCGCTTCCAACTGGAAGTTGCCGCTATCAGCCAGTCCCCTCGGCTGGTGCGCGAGGAGGTGCGGCTGCAGTCCGAGGCGGGCCCACTTATGTGGCTGTGCCTGCGCGACGAGGAGTACCGACGCCGCTCCGCGCTCGCGCGCGAAGAGGCCATCGAGGCCATCGCCGCGGTGGACGCGGCCGCGGCCAGGGGCGCGATACTTGGGTTGATCGAGGAGGCGATGATGTGGCTCATCGACGAGAAGCTGAGGCTGGGATGAGCGCTGTGAGGTTGAACGACGTGGGGTTGAACGGTGCAACGCTCGCGGCGGCGGAGGTTGCCGCGACCATCGAGGGGCTCGCCGCGGCGGTGGAGGGCTGGCGGCTCGAGCTCGTGGAACACCTTGCCACGGAGCGCCTGCGCACCGCGGCGGCCGTGGATCCGCTCGTCGAGGCTTTCGCTGTCCCTGCGGTGACCGACGGCCCGCTCATCACCGGCTCCGGCTTTGTCGCGGCGCCCGGGCTGCTCTCGGACGCGAAGTGGCATCTTGCCTGGTGGCTCGGCTCTCCAGAGGCCGAGGTTCAGCGACTGGCGACCGTTGACGACGAGGCGGCCGACGGCTTTCGCGACTACACGGCTCTCGAGTGGTGGCGCGTGCCTTTCGGCACGGGCGACCCGCACCTCACCGGGCCGTACGTCGACTACCTGTGCACGCAGGACTACGCGGTCACGCTCACGGTGCCGGTGGTAGTCGATGGCTCGTTTCTTGGCGTTGTTGGGTGTGACGCGCTCGTGAGCAGGCTCGAGGAGCAGCTGCTGCCGGTGTTGCGCCGGCTCGCCGCGCCTGCGGCCGTGGTCAACGCCTCCGCGCGCATTGTGACCGCGACCGACTCCCGCCACGAGCCGGGCGACATCCTCAGGCTCGAGGGGTTGGCCGACGCTCTCTCGCCGTTGCGCGAGACGCGGCCTTCGGCGGTGGACGCGGTCCTGCCGGGAGGGGCCCACGTGCTCTCGTGTGGGGCGAGCTCGCTCGCTCTCGTTGTTGGTTAACGTTGTGTGCGAAGCGTGCGCGCGAGCGTCTCGCAGTTGTCGCCAACAACTGCGGCTCGACCACGCAAGGTTTCAAGTTCCGAGGATGAGCCGGTGGTCGCCTGCGCCTGATCGAGCGCGGCCAGTAGCGCGTCTCCCACACCCTCGGCCATCTCGACGAGCCGTCCCCGAAACCAGTCCGCGTCGACGGCCAGGCTTCCGGATGCGTAGAGCACCCGCTTCGGCGCCAGCGGTCGGAGATTGTACGAGCCGCCAAACCTGAACGCCATCCGCCCGGAGGCAAACGCCGTCTCAGGTGTCTCGAACAGGCCCGCCGAGATTACGTCGTACGCCGGTGCCAGCCGCGCCTCAGAACCGTGAAGAAGCAGCGAGTGGTTCTTGGCGTGACCATCGGTGCCAGCGATGAGCATGTTGAAGGCTTGCAGTAGAGCGAGCTGGTTCAGTGATCGCTCCCTGTCCGCGGGCGTGACGTGGCGTCGGATCGCGTCGGTCACGACCTTGAGCGACGGCCCGCCGTCGAACTCGTACTTGACCGATCGGCTATACCCCAGCATCTGGCAGAAGTCCTCTTGGTGCACTCGCCTCACGGCTCCGTCGGCCACGATGCGGTCGAAGCGCTCGACGATGACGGCCATTCGCCCCTCAAACGTCCCGAGCTCGACACGCGACGCTGCAATGCCCAACGCGGCCGCCGCGCGCATCGTCACGAACTCCGCAATGTCAGAGCCAGGAAGGCCCGGCATGCCTACCTTGAAGATGTGGGTGCTGGGGGCGTCAGCCCGCGGCTCGATCCAGGCGTCGCCATCGCGCGTCAGCGCGAATTTCCCGAACTGGCCCGCAAGCGACCAATGACCGAGCCTGCGTTCGGGGGCGGCGGTCGCGGGGTCCGCGCGGAGCCTGTCTATTTCGCTTGCGATCCGCTCGGAACTCCAGGGGATCCGAGTACTGCTGCGGTCCAGCGACTCACCAGAAGGAGCAAACTGCACGGCCCCCGCAAGGTCGAGGCCCACGTGATGGAGGAGTACGTACGCCGAATCGGTGCGTTCGCCGAACTTCGCGGCCAGGGCGGCACGGAGGCGGTCATTGTCGGGAAGCAGGTTGTCGATCCACCTGGCGGGCGCAGTGCCCAAGTGCTCCTCGTCCCTCAGCGGCATGGACAGTGACAGTGGCGTCGGTCGTGGTTGCGCACGATAGTCAGCGTCGTAGGCGAACCGCACGCGCCCTTCGACGTCGTCAGTCATGACCCCGGCACGGTGTCCGCCCAGGTAGACGTCGAGCGTCATTGTCCGCTGCCCGTGATCTGGTCCAGGGGCTGCCCAGAGACTCCGGGATGACGTCAACGACGAGGCCTGTCCACCTCAGCGCTTGAAGTACCAGGTCGATCCGCGCGGTTGGGGCACCCTTCTCCACGGACACGACCCACTGCCTTGAGGTGCCCACGCGATCGGCGAGTTCCTGCTGCGACCAACCCTTCGCGCGGCGTGCCGAGCGGATCTGCGCGCCGAGGTCCTGTGCATCGAGGGCGATCACCGGGAGCCTCCTGTCAGCTGCGGTTGACATTCCACCTTGTGTCAACTATCGCCGACATTGACGTCTGTGTCAACCATGGATGACAGGTCGACGCGTTCAATTGAGCGATTCACTCAACTCGAGCCAGCGCTCCTCGAGCTCCGCATTCTCGGCTTCGAGTGCCCGCAGGCTATCTGCGAGTTTGCCCACTCCTGCGTAGTCGCTCTGCTCATGGGCCGCCATCTGCTCGTGGAGCCTGCTCACCTCCGAGGCAATGCGCGCCATGCGCCGCTCTACGGCCTGCAGCTCCTTGGTGAGCACCCGCCGGTCCGCCTGCCTCCCGGTTGAGGTAGATGCGGGGTGTTCCGCGGCGGTTTTTCGCCCCGGAACTACCTCAACAGATGCAGGACCGAACGTGCCCACGCCACCGGAACCCCGGCGTCGGGCCCGCGAGAGCGCCACATACTCGTCAACTCCGCCGGGGAGATGGCGCAGCCCGCCGTCGATGACCGCAAACTGCTCGTCGGTGACGCGCTCCATCAGGTAGCGGTCGTGGCTGACCACCACGAGCGTCCCCGGCCACGCGTCCAGCAGGTCCTCGAGCGCGGCGAGCATGTCCGTGTCGAGGTCGTTTGTCGGCTCGTCGAGGACCAGCACGTTGGGCTCGCCCAGCAGCACCACCAGTATTTGCAGGCGCCGCCGCTGGCCGCCGCTCAGCCGCCCGACGGGGGTCTTGAGTTGGGCGCTCGAGAAACCCAGGCGCTCCAACAGTTGGCCAGGGGTGAGCTCGCTGCCGTCGGCGAGGGTGACGCTCGAGTACCGCTTCACGAGGGCTGATACGCGCTCGTCGCGGTGCTCTTCGAGTTCCGCGAGCTGCTGCGAGAGCGCGGCGACGCGGACGGTCTGGCCGCGCTTGACGCGGCCGGAGGTGGGCTCGAGCTCGCCCGTGATGAGCCGCAGCAGTGTGGACTTTCCCGCGCCGTTCTCTCCGAGCAGGCCCACGCGCTGGCCGGGGCCCAGGCTCCAGTCGATCTCGTTCAGCACCCGCTTGTCTCCGTAGCTCACGGACGCGCGGATCAGCTCCACCACGTCCTTGCCCAGGCGGGCTGTGGCCATGCGCTGCAGCTGGATGGGATCGCGCACGGGCGGCACGTCCGCGATCAGCGCGTTGGCCGCGTCGATGCGGAACTTGGGCTTGGACGTGCGCGCGGGGGCGCCGCGCCTAAGCCAGGCCAGTTCCTTGCGCATGAGGTTCTGCCGACGCTGCTCGGTGACGTTCGAGATCCGCTCGCGCTCCACGCGCTGAAGCACATAGGCGGCGTATCCGCCCTCGTACTGGTCCACCTCGCCGTCGTGCACCTCCCACGTCGCGGTGGTGACCTCGTCGAGGAACCAGCGGTCGTGGGTGACGACGGCCAGGCCGGAGCGGGACGCGGGCCAGCGCTGCTTGAGGTGCTCCGCGAGCCAGGTCACGCCCTCGACGTCGAGGTGGTTGGTGGGCTCGTCGAGGATCAGCACGTCGTGCTCGCCAACCAGCACGTGTGCCAACGCGACCCTGCGCTGCTGGCCGCCGGAGAGGGAGCCGACCACAGCGTCGGGCGGGAGGTCTGGGACGAGGCCGGACATGACGTCGCGAATGCGCGGGTCCGACGCCCACTCGTGGGTGTCCGCGTCGCCGACGATCGCCTCGAGAACGGTGAGGTCGGTGTCCACGTGGTCGCTTTGGTCGAGGACGCCTACACGGGTGCCGCGGGCGGAGGTGACCCTTCCCTCATGGGGTGCCATGCGGCCCGCGAGGATCTTCAGCAGCGTGGACTTCCCGGCGCCGTTGGCGCCCACGATGCCGACGCGGTCGCCGTCCTGGAGGCCCAGCGTGACCGATCCGAGCACGGTCCCCATGCCGAAGTCCACGTGGACCGACTCGACGCCAAGGAGGTGTGCCACGGGGTCAAGGGTAGTTGGGGAGGACCCTTGCTCAGTGCCGGGGCCTGGACTCCTTCTGACGCTCACGAGGGGCGAAGGCGCGATACCGTTCCGGCATGAAGCTGAAGCAGGCCGCGGTGGGAGCTGCGGGGCTGGACGTGGCCGCGATCCTGGTCTTCGCGAGCATCGGCCGCGCGAGCCACGAGGAGGGCATCCTCGGCGACAACGGCGTTGGGCTCGCAACCACACTGTGGCCGTTCCTCGCGGGCGCTGCCGTGGGGTGGCTCATCGCTCGCGCGTGGAAGCGACCCTGCGACTGGCGCCGCACGGGCGTGATTGTGTGGGCGTCAACCCTGGTAGTTGGCATGGTCCTGCGCGCGGTCTCCGGCCAGGGCGTCCAGCCCTCGTTCGTCATCGTCGCGGGGCTGTTCCTCGCGCTGTTCCTGATCGGCTGGCGCGTGGTCTCCGGCTGGATCGCGCGGCGGCGCGGACTCAAGGGCTAACAGAGCCGCGGGTCAAGCCCGCCTGAGCAGGATCACGCCATCCCGCAGCACCCCGGGCTCGCCGTCAGGGCTCACAGCATGCCGCTCACGGACGGCAACCTCGATCGGTTCCCACAGCGACCCGTC
It encodes:
- a CDS encoding sulfite exporter TauE/SafE family protein, encoding MEERTVRIAGMTCAACEQTVADAALAAGATKARAHARQGTLLISGDALPTDAALARSLAGTPYSLGSRVWLTKERRVWRDVALAGIVVGLAAIALATTGAGETLQSVTRNAGSGSLLFIVMLGVTASVSTCMALVGGLVISLAASAPAAARMRPHLAFNAGRIVGFAAFGALIGAFGRAFAPSGPALAATMIVVAVVMGLLGLRLTGLSPRLAAWQFSLPASWGSWTRRVQRPDVGVGSGAAVGLARPALLGAATFFLPCGFTQAVQVMALTTGSPRASALIMGAFAVGTTPGLLAAATGAQAARTPRAAPALRAIGVLVLAFAVTTASGALHSLFPGLSGEQIVATARTSNVVDVDGVQRATVEIVGKGYSPKSTVVYAGEPIEWVVDPSVVSCASLIDATELGLPDFDAVSGPATVDVTLKQPGTYTYGCRMGMYSGTITAIERPSS
- a CDS encoding histidine kinase; the encoded protein is MELGTYARDLQRQLVDTAEAGGEDAREIAERLVYGLDATARLVLLDALSAATAEITRDLAPGSVDVRLRGRDVEFVVTPAAAEAEADEREANEFTDASTSRTTIRLPDSLKIRVDDAAAADGMSVNTWMVRAIADALQRKPRRAAKRTARTGDSFTGWAG
- a CDS encoding DUF4097 family beta strand repeat-containing protein, translated to MPTFTTTGPIDVAIKVPSGSVDVIASDRPDAVVTVKPANPGRDQDVRAARETTVEFDGSRLTIVAPKPKVAVFGTTESIEVTVEVPTSSRLTAEASVGPVGTSGVLGATRIKAAIGGARVGDTGDLWVHATHGQVTAGRVAGDLDASCDHGSIRVKSVAGAANLKSSHGNITIGDVGGEVEAKMSYGDLEISSAAASVAAKTAYGAIEIGEVSSGAIELESGFGSLTVGVREGVPAWLDLLSKNGHVRNDLASQDAPTSTEGSVSVHARTNFGHIAIHRAA
- a CDS encoding ABC transporter permease, with the translated sequence MRLGKGARVTLAVVTGFILVGLYVPLFVVLVNSFSTSTSLSWPPPGFTLEWWGKAFQSEGAADAVATSVVIALIATATATVLGTLLSFALQRFAFFGRQAISLLIVLPIALPGIITGIALNNFFRTILGVPLSLWTVVIAHATFCIVTVFNNVIARLRRTGVNLEDASADLGAGVWTTFRLVTFPQLRSALMAGGLLAFALSFDEIIVTTFTAGSGVTTLPIFILNNMFRPNQAPIVAVIAVVLVVVSIIPIYLAQRLAGSEQTHR
- a CDS encoding ABC transporter permease, with amino-acid sequence MAVTDTTTAEAGHIAPPRQSPARKTSAFLSTHPRTRLTLLLTAPLFWLVVVYVVALALLLVTAFWQVDTFTGEIQREWTFDNIITVVTGSLYQTVTVRTLGIAIAVTFIDVMIALPIAFFMAKVASPRAQRLLVIAVLMPLWASYLVKAYAWRSVLSSDGILEWILKPFGLHSPGYGIPATIITLSYLWLPYVILPIYAGLERVPDSLLEASADLGGTASRTMRSVVLPLAFPAIVAGTIFAFALSLGDYITVNIVGGASQMLGNLVYTNVGAANNLPLAAAIALIPIVIIFGYLALVKRTGALDNL
- a CDS encoding ABC transporter substrate-binding protein gives rise to the protein MRDITRGRRAAVASALAAGALVALTACGSSGGDEPAAMATALGDMEDSVSILAWPGYVEDGSNDPSVDWVTGFTDKTGCKVVSKSYGTSDEAVSLMKTGDYDVVAASGDATLRLIAAKDVAPVNTDLIPSYAGVFDFLKNQAWNSVDGVSYGVPHGYGANLLLYNTDVVTPAPTSWSVVFDGASAYSGKVTAYDSPIYIADAALYLMKTQPDLGIKNPYALDQAQFDASVALLKDQRAHVGEYWSDYLKEIQAFESGDSVVGTTWQVIQNVLAGEVSNTAAVLPSEGATGWSDTWMIASKAKSPNCAYAWLDWIASPEVNAQATAYFGEAPSSQDACNYRDDCEAYHAGDADYAAQIWYWTTPIADCVDGRTDVKCIDYAKWTEAWSEIKG
- a CDS encoding TOBE domain-containing protein translates to MRSAQGTIVESIYLGSGIRRVVDLDAGPRVSVLEHNDRSRKADKDRGDRVHVSWHDDDVVALIPPGT
- a CDS encoding ABC transporter ATP-binding protein is translated as MLGPSGSGKTTVLRLIAGFAQPTSGTVELFGEDVTHAAPFDRDVNTVFQDYALFPHMNVIDNVAYGLRVRGMKKADRHERAMRALASVRLDHLSTRKPSELSGGQRQRVALARATVVQPKVLLLDEPLGALDLKLREQMQVELKQIQRDLGITFIFVTHDQEEALTLSDRIAVFNDGRIEQLGTPFELYERPSSHFVADFVGTSNLFGEEHARTLLGRDGEFSVRPEKLTLGEEPPQRRACAAPRERSSNPSTLAAASAVWWISMQGRE
- a CDS encoding GntR family transcriptional regulator; translated protein: MPRSTGQRDAHRSVVFAPLDATGRAELVARRLSDAIISGLLHDGEKLPSEADLARSMGVALVTAREALEVLRVNSLVETRRGREGGSFVTYDKDAARRVLEQRLQGHSRIALRDLATHLSAIAGTAAELAAQRASDDDVHTLQAIHRDADLSTEGGARRALLRFQLEVAAISQSPRLVREEVRLQSEAGPLMWLCLRDEEYRRRSALAREEAIEAIAAVDAAAARGAILGLIEEAMMWLIDEKLRLG
- a CDS encoding HipA domain-containing protein, producing MTDDVEGRVRFAYDADYRAQPRPTPLSLSMPLRDEEHLGTAPARWIDNLLPDNDRLRAALAAKFGERTDSAYVLLHHVGLDLAGAVQFAPSGESLDRSSTRIPWSSERIASEIDRLRADPATAAPERRLGHWSLAGQFGKFALTRDGDAWIEPRADAPSTHIFKVGMPGLPGSDIAEFVTMRAAAALGIAASRVELGTFEGRMAVIVERFDRIVADGAVRRVHQEDFCQMLGYSRSVKYEFDGGPSLKVVTDAIRRHVTPADRERSLNQLALLQAFNMLIAGTDGHAKNHSLLLHGSEARLAPAYDVISAGLFETPETAFASGRMAFRFGGSYNLRPLAPKRVLYASGSLAVDADWFRGRLVEMAEGVGDALLAALDQAQATTGSSSELETLRGRAAVVGDNCETLARTLRTQR
- a CDS encoding helix-turn-helix domain-containing protein, with protein sequence MSTAADRRLPVIALDAQDLGAQIRSARRAKGWSQQELADRVGTSRQWVVSVEKGAPTARIDLVLQALRWTGLVVDVIPESLGSPWTRSRAADNDARRLPGRTPCRGHD